CCCTTGTCGAGGGCGTCGGCTCCATGTCTCCTGGAGCCGCTGTCCGAGGCGCCAGCGTCACCCGTGACCGGTTGTCGCCGCGGCCCTGGCTTCAGTGCGCCGCCGCGGAGGGCTCGGGTGCCTCGGGCGTTTCCGGCACCGGGGCCCGCGGCTCCTGCGTGAGCGCCCAGTCCTGGGCGCTGCGTCCGCTGCCATCGCGCACCTCGGACGAGGCGCCTTTCTGTCGGAGCTGCTCCACCACCTCCTTGCGGCCGAAGAGGGACGCGAACATCAGCGCCGTCTGGCCAAAGCGGTTGCCCTGGTCCACCGCGCAGGGCTGCTGGTTCAACATGCCCACGATGTCCGCGTAGCCCTTGAAGGCGGCGCCCATCAGCGCGGTGTTGCCGTTGTTGTCCCCGGCGCAGGCATCCGCGCCAGCGGCGAGCAGCGCGCGCACCGTCTCCGCATGTCCGTGGTACGCGGCGAGGATGAGC
This genomic window from Myxococcus hansupus contains:
- a CDS encoding ankyrin repeat domain-containing protein, giving the protein MIRKLLLGTLALMMLGGGVLTAAWMSLRTTPAPQGRLLATSDAERYLLAAARAGETDLVAGLVKAGTPVEARDARGFSPLILAAYHGHAETVRALLAAGADACAGDNNGNTALMGAAFKGYADIVGMLNQQPCAVDQGNRFGQTALMFASLFGRKEVVEQLRQKGASSEVRDGSGRSAQDWALTQEPRAPVPETPEAPEPSAAAH